The Salvelinus namaycush isolate Seneca chromosome 13, SaNama_1.0, whole genome shotgun sequence genome includes a region encoding these proteins:
- the LOC120058122 gene encoding junctional adhesion molecule 2A-like: MLSKPRDTEAQRSRGPEAQRPRGPETQRPRDPETQRPRGPETQRPRDPEAQRPRGPEAQRPRDPEAQRHRVIIQCCCVLFICESPPSLSLSLSGPACLSLTVSTSKAKMEVHENTDAVLSCQFKTEKETNPRIEWKKKGKDIHLVYFDGKFTGSFAGRAKIEGATVTLHAVTQKDSGLYRCEVSAPADHTNLGEVNVTLNVLVPPHTPFCEVPSSVLSGAGVELHCKDKPSVPPPTYLWYKDNEALRSTHTPDISYSMDTDTGTLKIKSVSKADSGQYRCEVSNSVGASKSSVAHHMKVIEYPLSMTTLIAGAVGLFLLILMCCLDVCLPLTGLLQKGGAGRKQSTSSSHQKSQELQTHPVLHDLRV; encoded by the exons ATGCTGTCCAAGCCCAGAGACACAGAGGCACAGAGATCCAGAGGCCCAGAGGCCCAGAGGCCCAGAGGcccagagacccagagacccagagacccagagacccagagacccagaGGCCCAGAGACCCAGAGGCCCAGAGACCCAGAGGCCCAGAGACCCAGAGGCCCAGAGGCCCAGAGACCCAGAGATCCAGAGGCCCAGAGACACAGAG TTATCATTCAGTGCTGCTGTGTACTATTTATTTGTGaatcacctccctctctctctctctctctctcaggtcctgCCTGCCTCTCTTTGACAGTGAGCACCAGTAAGGCCAAAATGGAGGTCCATGAGAACacag ACGCTGTGCTGTCCTGTCAGTTCAAGACAGAGAAGGAGACTAACCCTCGTATTGAGTGGAAGAAGAAAGGGAAGGACATCCACTTAGTTTATTTCGATGGAAAATTCACCG GATCCTTTGCAGGTCGGGCCAAGATCGAGGGGGCAACGGTGACGCTGCATGCCGTTACCCAGAAGGACTCTGGGTTGTACCGCTGTGAGGTCAGCGCACCAGCAGACCACACCAACCTAGGAGAGGTCAACGTCACCCTCAACGTACTGG TGCCCCCCCACACCCCGTTCTGTGAGGTGCCCAGCTCAGTGCTGTCTGGGGCAGGTGTAGAGCTCCACTGTAAGGACAAACCCAGTGTGCCCCCTCCTACCTACCTCTGGTACAAAGACAACGAGGCCCTGAGGTCCACACACACCCCTGACATCTCCtatagcatggacactgacacgGGAACGCTG AAGATTAAGAGTGTGTCCAAGGCCGACTCGGGCCAGTACCGCTGTGAAGTTTCCAATAGTGTGGGGGCGTCCAAAAGCTCTGTGGCCCATCACATGAAGGTCATAGAAT ATCCGTTGAGCATGACGACACTGATAGCCGGAGCTGTAGGCCTCTTCCTGCTCATCCTCATGTGCTGCCTGGATGTGTGTCTCCCATTGACAGGGCTGCTGCAAAAAGG AGGAGCAGGAAGGAAGCAG tccacctcctcctcccaccAGAAAT CCCAAGAACTTCAAACACACCCAGTCCTTCATGATCTGAGGGTAtag